From a single Kryptolebias marmoratus isolate JLee-2015 linkage group LG6, ASM164957v2, whole genome shotgun sequence genomic region:
- the LOC108245128 gene encoding olfactory receptor 2F1-like: protein MENEVNISYITLCGFVELNKYRYLYFTIMFTIYVLIICGNSIIVYLIWSNKSLHEPMYIFIAALLVNCVLNSTVVYPKLLVDFLSEKQIISYSTCIFQFFMFYTLGGAEFILLAVMAYDRYVSICKPLRYHAIMTNNMVNTFLILAWFLPACHITVSATLSAKAKLCNLTLNGIMCNNAVFTLQCMRSKPLTVFGLINLINLILFPVLFIIFTYAKIFILSYQNFKTLRGKAAETCIPHLLVIINCSYLSAYDVIKARVESDFPVTARFLMTMQLFVSDPLFNPVIYGLKMKEISKCLKLFFLRKS, encoded by the coding sequence ATGGAAAACGAGGTAAATATTTCTTATATAACTCTGTGCGGGTTTGTGGAATTAAACAAATACaggtatttatattttacaattaTGTTTACaatatatgttttaataatttgtgGTAATTCTATCATTGTGTATCTGATCTGGTCAAACAAAAGCCTTCACGAGCCCATGTACATCTTCATTGCAGCTTTGTTAGTTAACTGTGTTTTAAACAGCACTGTTGTTTATCCAAAGCTCCTGGTTGactttttatctgaaaaacaaatcatatcATATTCAACTTGTATCTtccagttttttatgttttatacttTAGGTGGTGCAGAATTTATTCTGTTGGCAGTGATGGCTTATGACAGATATGTGTCTATATGTAAACCTCTGAGATATCACGCTATTATGACAAACAACATGGTGAATACTTTTCTGATTTTAGCCTGGTTTTTACCTGCTTGTCATATTACAGTATCAGCAACCCTGAGTGCTAAAGCTAAACTATGCAACCTAACTTTGAATGGTATAATGTGTAACAATGCAGTTTTCACACTTCAGTGCATGAGATCAAAACCACTAACTGTATTTGGActtattaatttaataaatcttaTACTATTTCCAGTGCTCTTTATAATTTTTACATATgcaaagatatttattttatcttatcaaaactttaaaacattaagagGAAAAGCTGCTGAAACCTGCATACCCCACTTGTTGGTTATAATTAACTGCTCTTATTTATCTGCATATGATGTAATTAAAGCTCGAGTGGAGTCTGATTTTCCTGTAACTGCTCGCTTTTTAATGACAATGCAATTATTTGTCTCTGATCCTTTGTTTAATCCAGTCATATACGgactaaaaatgaaagaaatttctaaatgtctaaaacttttctttttaagaaaatcCTAA